The following nucleotide sequence is from Salvia splendens isolate huo1 chromosome 2, SspV2, whole genome shotgun sequence.
taaatacgACATAAAGTCTGAtccataatttaaaaattacattagtATTTTGTGTTATTACTCgagaatttatattattattattattatgaagtATGatccataatttttaaaaataataaaattttcttaatatatataattaattgatagcataataatataaatataatagtaataattattactattattatatacttaatttaataaattaatattaaaaaaattagtatgTAAAATTCTTGAAATTATGGAATAAATATAGTTCATTCAGGAGAAATTAGCTCTATATTACCCTCGTGGATCGTATATTTTCTAGCATAGAACAAGAAACCAATATACCAATAATTTTTCTATGCTTTATGGGTTTCATGAGAAAAGCATAAATCTTTCTTCTTTTATAGCAGAAAAAAACATTATTGTTCTAAATAtcattttgtataatatatatataaaacattAAATCTTTGTAACTGAATACGTCTGTTTCAACAACAATAATTGTTGAATGAAATGTGACTGGCTTGTGAAAAGGGGTaaaattataaaacatacaTTTATTAGAATTGAAACGTATTCACGGAACTCACATAAATAGAATGGGTGAAATTAATGTACAATTCCTAACTCACATGCATAAACTTTGCATATGTTGTACTGGTCCCAACGACCTACTACTCTTGAGTCATGACAAAACTATATTAAAAACCGGATCGGACTGAACAATTTGGTCGATTTGGATGCAGTGCCTTGTTTGATCCGATCTAAAATCGGGAAAATTGATCGGTTCTTCTGTGAATCGTTGACCGGTTGACCCGATTTTTTTAGGAAAACTATACtactaacatttaaaaaaaattgtgctTAATGGATTTGATCCCTTGATCTATGGACAAAATATAGAACACCTTAACCACAAGACCTCAAATAATTCTATAACAAATGatgtatttaaaataaatataaattgtatAACGCCAATTTTCATCTATACTATAACTAAGTACTCCTTttgtcccacaaagtttgtcccaatttgagccggcacgggttttaagaaatgatttgactttgtattaaattgagGTTGTAGTGGAATAGGGCCCCACATTGAAGAGATAGAGGAGTgtatttaatgtctatttttgGTAAGATTCTAAGTGGGACAAAACagacaaaaatggtaaaattggaCAAACTATGTGGGACGGAGTACAAGTTTTTTGTCTTACTATATCTACTAACCTACAAAAGTTGGTAACAACACAATAACCAATTCACTAGCATGGAGTAACAATCTCATTAATAATATCCTCCAAAATAGCATCACCAATCTCTATGGAAACCTCATCTTTACGTTGTTGAGAATCAAATCCCCACTCTCCCAAAGTAGCCATGAAATCACATTTCACCAAGTGAGATATGTTGTTTTCATGTATTGATTCTTGGCTCCATTGCCATACATTCTCACACACAGCCTTCCAAAGCTCCTCAGCTCCCAAGATCTTCTTCAGTTGCTTCCCGCCTCCGCCTTCGCCATCGTGCCTCCTCTCGTTCTCGATCACTTCTCTCACGCAGTCGACTAGAAGCTTCTTCGAGTGCTGCAGTGCCCTCTTGTTTATGCTGTAGTGATAATCATGAGAATGTTCCATGCATTCTTTAGATTTTGGGGCAGTTTTATGCTTTGATTTGCGTTGAGAAATTGAATTTGATGATTCCCCTTTTGTTTTCTTGAATTTGTATTGCCCTACACAAGCTGGAATGAGGGAGTTCTGCTGTGATCAGTTGTTAACTTTTGTCTGATTCTGGTTTTGCACACGAACTCTATGTTTATTGCGGTTTCCTCTCGATTTCACTtaattttttggaaattgaCGAAAATCTCTTCAGCGGTCTGAAAACCAAATTGTCGGAAATTGAAGAAGAGGGacgagaaaaaggaaaaagaatgaTCGCCAAAAACATTTTTCTAGAAATAGAATTTGACCATCTTATATGATTTATTTGAGGTTTTAcctatttattaatatatataatataatttgtgagcaaaaaatacaataaaattagtGATAAATTTTTTACCAATATTGTTTTCTGTGTCCGTCACTATTCAAAATCACGCTGTGTATAATCCAAAATAGGATTTAATCGCTAAACGATGTCGTCACTTAGcacttaattcaacaaaaaaacatGTCGCGTTGAGTTTCTAAAATACAAAACGACATCGTTTAGCCCTTAGTTTTTATACAATATATACTCAAGTACTTCAAATAGTCACACCGTTGTCACGTCAGCTTTGATTTTTAACATAAAGGTTAAACGATGAAATAATTGCACCAGATATCAtagaaaaaattgaaagttcatgtattttttttaataatgtaattagATTATACATACTCTGGTGAAGTGGTGAGGCTTTGGATTCTGTTTCTTTAAGAACTGAGATTGGGCTGAGCTGTTTATCAAAATCTTCTTCCACTGATCTCTAGCTTCAACGAAACATCAAACATATATAATTTGTCACATTTATTAAATTTGTAACGAAACAATGATCTAATACGTTATACGTACCTCATCTTCCAAATCTGAGCAAGAACTGTAGAAAGTTGTGGAAGAGAACTcatcttcatattttttgtcatcattTTTTCTGGGATTCTTGATTTTCTTTCTGTTGTTATGCAGCAGAATTCTGCTGAAAACTGCTCGGACTACTTCCGAGCAGTTTGGGATGGCTTGGCGCCGTGTCTTCTTGAGGCTGCAACGCGCAAAGCCTCGTTCAAGAAGGTAAACTTCTAGAGCGAATGGCTCTTGTTGCTCTTGCAGAAATTCTCCCAGCAATTTAGGCATGGGCTCTGATTTTGGGGGATGGAAAGTTCGAAGAAGATGATGTTTGTTGCTTGTGTAATAAATGAGTGTAGACAATGGatttttttctcttcaatttgTGAATGAATTATGGGATACTATTGATTTGTTTGAGGCTTAAATATGGAGGGATGGGCATGGACTCTTTATACATATATAGTTATGATGTTTTTGGAACCGACGCACGCAGAAAAAAATGTTGGTCTGAACTTTCGTTAAacttattttctttatatatatatataggaacctcttctctcaaactcatttttatagcgaagtttttttttctctctttctttatgCAATTTCAGTCCTTTTTAATCTTCCCACCACCATCAATTTGGtcatcttagagcatctccaagggagagggtaaatggagaggtaaagagaaataactatcatatttacccattctttataaaatttcatgctccaaAAGAAATGGTATTTGAGGaggtattatatttttttcattttgggaatGTGTCTTTACCTCTTCTTGATAGAAAatgtaaaaagttagttattttgtttgtatttttaatttatctttctATCCTTGGAGTTCATTACTTTTTAATAAGGTATAATAACCTTTTTTAgaaggtaaatgagaaatatacctTCTCAATATACCTTTGTCATTTGTCCCTTGAAGATGCTCTTAGTAAAAATTGAAGATAATTTTTGACAATTTCGACaatagaaaaaaagaagaaaaggtgTCATTATGTAGTAGTTTGTGAATTTAATTACAATTATTAAACGTTGGGAATTTGTGTTGGAGGGATCAATGTATCTTAGGATAAAAGTAACCAAAAATATGCATTAAAGCATTAAACAAAGTGGATAAAAGTTAAGGTGTAACTTCAGTttgctaaaaaaagaaaagtggagTAAATGGAAGTTGTGCTACAACATCAGTTTGCTCAAACAAATATTGCTTCACGGTCACTCATCATCaagtcttttttttaaaattattgttgtatacttgtacgagaagaagaaaaataaagaaaatatttactcactccgtcccaaaTTAGGAGTCCCGTTgacttttttgcactcgttttataaagtgataataaatagttaaagtagaaaaatgataaagtaagatctctatattattctctcacttactttatcgcttctccactttaactatttattatcatttttataaaacgagtgcagaaaaatTAATGGGGCTGTTAAcgtgggatgaagggagtattatacaAGAAAATTATTGTTGTAACGAAAAAATTCTCAAAGAAAGAGTAAATGCAAACATAAtcttttgtttgttgttttcttGGATGGTCCCAGACTCGCAGTGATTTGGGTGTCTTCTTTTCATGGAAACATAACTTGACAGTTGACattaaggtcatccacaacgttgttgctataccgttccttaaactactatttgcgggccctaCTGTATTTTTTAACTCAATTTCTTAACTAAGGGCAACCCTCTGTtccttatccgtcccttaaccgttccttaaattactattcattcaatttcattttttaattttatttccaaccaaattcaattaataaaaaacacacttcattaaataaaataaacttacaacataaaattcataaaaaaatataatttaataatttcctaaaaaataaaagtacacaatttaataatttcatcctcccggttacgatggatgtacgtacgggagcatCGTTGGGGCGGTGCGGCTTCCTctgcctcccgtcgtcgatcttcttcaagtgattgttccattatttgacgcatttgttcaaaagaatccatttaaatttgggagaagaaaaacagagttgatttgagatgaaaattgggcgTGGCCGGCCCGCGTTTCGTTCCTCAGGAACGAAACCGCGGAGAAACGCGTTGCAGCCGGCCGTTCCGTCCCCA
It contains:
- the LOC121766315 gene encoding uncharacterized protein LOC121766315, translated to MPKLLGEFLQEQQEPFALEVYLLERGFARCSLKKTRRQAIPNCSEVVRAVFSRILLHNNRKKIKNPRKNDDKKYEDEFSSTTFYSSCSDLEDERSVEEDFDKQLSPISVLKETESKASPLHQTCVGQYKFKKTKGESSNSISQRKSKHKTAPKSKECMEHSHDYHYSINKRALQHSKKLLVDCVREVIENERRHDGEGGGGKQLKKILGAEELWKAVCENVWQWSQESIHENNISHLVKCDFMATLGEWGFDSQQRKDEVSIEIGDAILEDIINEIVTPC